The genomic window CCGGCGATTGTTCAGGCGCTTCAAGTGCGTATCCGCCATGCGCATGATCGAGTCGATCATCGAACCGAAGCCGACGTGCGCTTCGTCCTGCAGCACGACGGTGCCGCCGTTGTCGTCGTGCGTGTTGTCGCCGATATCCGCGACGTCTTCCGTTTGCGCCGTGGCGGCCGAGATCGGAATGGTGCCCGGCGGCATGAGGCGTTCGGGCTGGAGTTTCTCGCAACCGAGGCTCACCATCATCACTTCGCCGCCGAAATTCGGGTTCAGCGCGATGTTGCGCACGGTGCGGATCGGCACCATCGCGTCGGGTGCGTCGATCGCCACGCCGCAGCCGTAGGTGTGGCCGAGGCTCACGACATCGTCCACATTCGGATACTGCGGCAGCAATTCCACCTTGATGCGCGCGACCGCGTGCTGCACCACGTCCGCCACGCACTGCACGGTGGTGGTGATGGCGAGAATGTTGCGCGTGCCGACCGAGCCGTCCGCGTTGCGATAGCCCTCGAACGTGAAGCCTTCCAGCGGTGATTCGTCCGGCGCCTTGATGGTCGCGATGGGCAGATCGTGCAGTTCCGGCGACGCCGGCATGCGCGTGACGTGCTCGTTCACCCAGCTTCCCCTCGGCAAGGGCTTGGTGGCGTAGCCGATCACGACGTTGTAGCGGATGACCGCGTCGCCTTCCGCGAGATCTTTCAGCGCGACCTTGTGGCCCTGCGGCACGCGTTCGCGCAGCACGAGACCGTCTGCGAACGCAGCGCCTTCGCCGAGACCGCCGTCATTGACGACGATCGCGACGTTGTCGTCCGGATGGACACGAATATAGAGGGGAGACTGATTCATTCTGACGATTCCTTGAGCGGAACAACGCCACGCAGCCACGCGCGACGAGGAGTTATGTCATCCTACAACATAGTCCTCAACAATTGATAAGTATTTACCCGTACTCGTTGATTACATTGAGATAAAACGGTTGTCCGGCCGTGTTTCATGTTGTACGATGACTTATAAGCTCGGCACCCGCCGGTCGCTGCCTAACGAGATACATTCACCATGACGACACCGCAAGAACTGAAGCAAATCGTTTCTGAGGGCCTGCTTTCTTTCCCCATTACGGATTTCGACCAACAAGGCAACTTCCGCGCAGATACGTATGCGCAGCGCCTCGAATGGCTGGCTCCGTACGGTGCTTCAGCGTTGTTCGTCGCGGGCGGCACGGGCGAGTTCTTTTCGCTCACGCAACCCGAATATTCGCAGATCGTGAAGACCGCCACCGAAGTGTGCCGCGGCAAGGTGCCGATCCTGGCAGGCGCGGGCGGCCCGACCCGTACGGCCATCGCATTTGCGCAGGAAGCCGAGAAGCAAGGCGCGCACGGCGTGCTGCTGATGCCGCACTATCTGACTGAAGCGTCGCAGGACGGCATTCGCCGCCACGCCGAAGAAGTCTGCAAGGCCGTGCCGAACATGGGCGTGATCATCTACAACCGCGCGAATTCCAAGCTCAACGCCGACATGCTTGAGCAACTGGCGGACTCCTGCCCGAACCTGATCGGCTTCAAGGACGGCGTCGGCGAAATCGAGAACATGGTGACGATCCGCCGCCGTCTGGGCGACCGCTTCTCCTACCTCGGCGGCCTGCCGACAGCCGAAGTCTACGCAGCGGCATATAAGGCGCTGGGCGTGCCGGTGTACTCGTCGGCGGTGTTCAACTTCATCCCGAAGACGGCCATGCAGTTCTACCGCGCGATCGCAGCGGACGACCACGCAACGGTCGGCAAGCTCATCGACGAATTCTTCCTGCCGTACCTGAAGATCCGCAACCGCAAGGCGGGCTATGCGGTGAGCATCGTCAAGGCGGGCGCGAAGCTCGTCGGCCATGATGCAGGTCCGGTGCGCGCGCCGCTGACCGATCTGACCGAAGAAGAGTTCGAACAGCTCGACGTGCTGATCAAGAAGCTCGGCGCGCAGTAAGCAACACTGGCAGGAGACACGCGAAGCGCGGGAACACGTGGCGCCGCAACGACGCCGCGCGTCGCTTCGCACATCAGGGCTGCATGTTCGGCCCTACGTGCATCATCACCTTCGGATGCACGTTCGATTCCGCAAAGCATGGGAGCAGAGCAAGACGCTACTGCACCGGCTTTGCTCGACAAAGGGGCAGTCCATGTCGATGAGCCGAGCCGCGAATCCCGCGGACGTCATGAAGCGTACCCGCGTGCGCTATCTCATTCTGTTGCTGATCTTCGTGATCACGACCTTCAACTACGCAGATCGCGCGACTCTGTCCGTGACCGGCTCGGCAATGCGCGCCGAGTTCGGTTTCGATGCGATCCGCATGGGTTATATCTTCTCGGCTTTTAGCTGGGCGTATGTGCTGTCGCAAATTCCCGCGGGCTGGCTGCTCGATCGCTTCGGCGCGCGGCGCGTGTATGCGGCGAGCATCTTTCTGTGGTCGCTCTTCACGCTGTTGCAAAGCACCATCGGCCTGCTCGGCAGCGCGGCCACCGCGGTGACGGCGCTTTTCGTGCTGCGCTTCATGATGGGCGCGGCCGAAGCGCCCGCGTTCCCGGCGAATGCGAAAGTCGTCGCGAGCTGGTTCCCGACTCAAGAGCGCGGCACGGCATCGGCTATTTTCAATGCCGCGCAGTATTTCGCGGCTGTCGTGTTCACGCCGTTGATGGCGTGGCTCACGCATGCCTTCGGCTGGCATCACGTGTATATCGTGATGGGCGTCGCGGGTCTCGCGCTCGCGATCACGTGGCTTTCCGTGATGAAGAATCCGGTGGACCATCCGCGCGTGAATCGGCAGGAACTCGAATATATCGAGGAAGGCGGCGGCATCGTGCGCGGTCATCAGCGTGCGGGCAGCGCGGGAGCCAAGTCCAACGCGGTGGGCTGGCCTGTCGTCAAACAGCTGCTGACCAATCGCATGCTGCTCGGCGTTTATCTCGCGCAATACTGCATCAACGTCCTCACGTATTTCTTTCTTACGTGGTTCCCGATCTATCTCGTGCAGGCGCGTCACATGACGATCCTGCAGGCGGGCTTCGTGGCGTCGCTGCCCGCGATCTGCGGCTTCACGGGCGGCGTGCTCGGCGGCGTGATCTCCGACGGCCTGATTCGTCGCGGACACTCGCTCACGCTGGCACGCAAGGCGCCGATCGTCGGCGGCATGCTGCTGTCGTCGTGCATCATCGGCTGTAATTATGTCGATACCGACTGGCTCGTCGTCGCGCTGATGTCGCTCGCGTTCTTCGGCAAAGGTATTGGCGCGCTGGGCTGGGCCGTGGTCGCGGATACGTCGCCGAAGGAAGCTATCGGGCTGTCCGGCTCGATCTTCAACATGTTCGGCAACGTCGCGGGCATCGTGACGCCGATCGTGATCGGCTATCTCGTCGCGCAGTCGGGATCGTTCAATGGCGCGCTGGCGTTCGTCGGCATCAACGCGCTGATCACCGTGTTCAGCTATCTCGTGATCGTGAAGGACATCAAGCGCGTGGAACTGCGGGCCTGATGTGCGTGGTCGCGGCGCCTCAGTGCGCCGCGGTGTGCCGCAGAGTGCGTTAGCGCGCCGCGATCACGTCGATGCGCAGCGGCTCGCCGCCCGCGACGATGTCGAGCAAACGATCCACGTTCGGATGCGCGCCCGGACGGCTGCGCGCATCGGCGGTGTGCTCGGCGAATACGGCAAGACCGTGCTCGGCAGCTTGCGCGTCGAGCGTGCCGAAAGCCTGCTTCAGGTAGTGATAGACCGCGAGCGAGCCTTGCTTGCCCGGCTTGTTCTCGATACTCGCGACCACGTTACCGTCGCCGCTCATCAGATCGACGCGTTCGATGCCGTCGATGGCGGGCAGTTGCGCCAGGTTCTCTTTGAATACGTTGCTCGGCTGAATCACGGTCACGGCAAATACTCCACGTTAAGTCGATGGCTTGGGCGCAGTATCTTAGCCGATCAGCGCAACGCTTCGATTACGCTCGCGAGACCAATCACGCCGCCCTCTACGACACGTGCCGTGATCCCGCCGAAACCCCGCACCGCGTTATAGCCGCCGACGCCGAAAGTTTCCTCCATCCGCGAGCAGGGATGACATTCGCCGCTCGCCTCGAACACCGCATCGCCAACGCGAAAGCGCCGGTCCTTCAGCGCATGCAGATTGATGCCCGCCGTGACGATATTGCGCCGCAAGTCGAGCGGCGAGACATCGTCGAGGCCGAGGTGGCTCGCGATCGCGCGCAGGCTTTCGGCCTGGATCAGCGTCACCTGCCGATTGCCGTTGCCTTTGCCGCCACGGCGACTGTAGTGATCGCCTTCGAGTCCGGCGCCCGCCATCGCCTGCGCCGACTCGACCGCCTGAAGCGGCGCCCGCCGCGCGCTCCGCAAGCCGATCCAGACGACGAGGCCCTGCCTCACCGGCGCATTCATGAGCCGGGCGAGTGGAGAATCGGGATTGAGCGGCATATGTGTCGAACCTGTGTGCGATGTGTCCGATTCTAGCTCCCGCGCAACAAAGCAGCCGATGGCCTAGTCCGGCGATCGCTTCTTGGCTCTTCAGGCTAGGTCATCGAATCGATATCGTGTGAGTCATGCAACGTGGAGAACACGCATGGACACGACGATCACTTTCCGGCACCTCGAATCACCCGACGACTGGACGCGCGCGTTCGACGTCATGAAGGAACTGCGCCCGCACCTGACCGACGCCGACGCATTCCGCGCGCAAATGCGCGTGCAGCGCGAAGAGCGCTACCGTCTGCTTGCCGCGTGTAGTGCCGATGGCGCGATCCTCGGGCTCGCGGGCTATCGCACCTCGACGAGCACGCTGTACGGACGCTTTGTCTACGTCGACGATCTCGTCGTAACGGCGCGCCTGCAACGCGGCGGCGTCGGCGCGCAACTGCTCGACCACGTGCGCGAGATTGCGCATGATACAGGCTGCGCGCATTTCGTGCTCGATACCGGCCTGCATATGCCGCTCGCGCAACGCTTCTACTTCCGCCAAGGCATGCTCGCCAAAGGCATGCACTTCGTCGAACCGCTCGCTCGAGCCAGCAAGGAGAACGCGCGATGAAGCTGCTCTTTGTGAACGCGAGTCCGCACGGCGCGGCGAGCAACGGCTACACGCTCGCACGCGAGATGATCGGCGCCTCGGGCAAGGGCGCGCGCATGCAGGTGATCGAACGCGATCTCGTTGCGGAACCCCTGCCGCCGCTCACGCAGGACTATGCGCGCGCCGTCACGTCGCGTGCGCCGGACGCGAGCCAGTTCGACATCTCCGAAATGCTGATCCGCGAGATCGAGACGACGGACGCGCTCATCATCAACACGCCGATGCACAACTTCACCGTGCCCGCCGCGCTCAAGTTGTGGATCGACTATGTGCTGCGCATTCATCGCACTTTTGCGGCGACGCCGGAGGGCAAGGTCGGCCTGATGCGTGATCGGCCCGTGTTCGTGATCGTCGGCTCGGGCGGTTTTCATAGCGGCAAGCACGCGCGGCAACTGGACTTCCTCACGCCGTATCTGCGTTATGCGCTCGGCACCATCGGCCTGAAGAATCCGCACTTCGTGCTGCTGCAAGGACTCGTACATGGCGACAAAGCGGTAAGCGACGCCATGCAGGCCGCGCGCGAACAACTCACGCAGCACGCGCTCTTCGCTTCGGACGACGACACCATCGCGCTCTAGCCGTCGTAGGCCCGCCGAAGCATGCGCGCGAGACGCGCCGCTTCGGCTGCATCGGCGACGTTGGCGAAACCGAGCACCATGCCGCGCAGCGAACGCTTCGTGCGCGCGCCGATATGCCACGACGACAAGCCGCTGACCGCGAGCCCCAACTCCTGCGCACGCGCGGCGATCGCGAGATCATCGACGGGGCCGTTCACGCCCGCGTTGAACAGCATCACAAGATGCATGCCGCCCGACGGCGGCTCGATGCTCGCGCGCGCCCCGAACGCCTTGATGAGCGCCTGCGCGAAGAACTCGCGCCGCTGCGCATAGAGCGCTCGCATGCGCTTCAGATGCCGTGCGAAATGCCCTTGCGCGATGAAGTCCGCGACAGCCGACTGCAACAGATGCGGCGGCCCGGCGTTCATGCTCTTGGTGAGTTGCTCGAAGCGCGCGATGGCCCGCTCCGGCGCCACCACATACGACAGCCGCAAGCCCGGAACCAGCACCTTGCTGAAGGTCCCGCAATAGATCACGCGATCGTTCGCATCGAGGCTCTTCAGCGCGGGCAGCGGGCGGCCCGCGTAACGGAACTCGCTGTCGTAATCGTCCTCGACGATCCAGCTTCCCGCGCGTTCCGCCCAGTCGAGCAGCTTCATGCGCCGCGCAAGCGACAGCGTGACGCCGAGCGGACTCTGATGCGCGGGCGTCACGATCGCAAAGCGTGCGTGCGGATCGAGCGCCTGTCCGGCATCGACATCGAGGCCGTCCTGATCGACCGGCACCGGCACGAGCTTCAGCCCCGCTTCGACGAGAAAATTGCGCGCGAGAAAATAGCCGGGCTCCTCGAACCATGCGCTGTCGTCGGGCTTGGCGAGACTGCGCAGAACGAGTTCGAGCGACGAACGATAGCCGTTGGTCACGAACACCCGCTCCGGCGCGCATTCGACGCCGCGCGACAAGCCCAGATAAGTCGCGATGCGTTCGCGCAAAGGCCCATAACCCGCAGGATCGGGATAAGTCAGCGACGCAAGCTCGACCGCCCGCGCACGATGCGCGACGAGCCGGCTCCAGAGCTTGCGTGGAAACGCATCGAGCGCGGGCAGGCCGGGCCGCAGCGGCCTCGCGTCGTGGCCGACTTCCACCGCGCTCGCGCCTTTCGGACGCGACACGGCCGCGCGCTCGCGGCCCTTGCGCGCGCCGCCGCGCATGACCGATTCCGGCAGCGACGACGACACGAACGTGCCCGCCGCGCCGCGCATCTGCAAATAGCCTTCGTCGACGAGAATGTCGTAAGCCATTTCCACCGTGCCGCGCGCCGTGTTCAGTTGCGTCGCGAGGCCGCGCAGCGCGGGCACGCGATCTCCCGGCTTCAGATGCCCGGCGGCGATCGCGGTCTTGAAGCGCTCGCAGATTTGCAGATAGATCGGCAACGCATGATGCCGGTCGATTTCGATCTTCAATGCATGTTCGGCGTTCGGCATGGTGCTGACCTTGGACTAGTGCAATCGACGATTCTTGTCCCTTCTAACTAAGACATGATTGTCACACAATGACCTCACTCTCACACACGGAACGAGGTGCATCATGAAGGTCGTCGTCATTGGAGGAACCGGGTTGATCGGCAAGAAAGCCATTGCGTTGCTGCGCGAAAAGGGCCACGAGGCAGTGGCCGCTTCGCCGAGCACGGGCGTCGATGCGATCACCGGCAAGGGTTTGGCGCAGGCGCTCGAAGGCGCACATGTGGTGATCGATGTGACGAATCCGCCGTCGCACGATGCGGACACGATCACGTCTTTCTTCCGCGACTCGGCGCTCAATCTGACCGAGGCCGAAGCGCGCGCGGGCGTGCGGCATCACGTGGTGCTGTCGATCGTCGGCGTGGATCGCATGGAAGGCAACGTGTATTACCGCGCGAAGCTCGCGCAGGAGAAGTTGATCGCGGCATCGGGCGTGCCCTGCTCGATCGTTCGCGCGACGCAGTTCTTCGAGTTCCTCGGCACGATAGCGGACGGCAGCACGACGAACGGCACGGCACGCCTGTCGCCGCGACAGTTCCAGCCCATTGCCGCCGACGATGTCGCCGCTATCGTCGTGGATATCGCGTTGGGCACGCCGCTGAACGGCAGCGTCGATATCGCCGGGCCGGAATGCGGCGCGATGCACGGGATCATCGGCACGTATCTGCGCGCGACCGGCGACAGGCGCGAAGTCGTCGCGGACGAGAAGGCCACCTACTTCGGCGGAAAGGTCGAAGAACGCTCGCTCGTGCCGCTCGGCGACGCGCGCTTCGGCCGCATCTGTCTGGGACAATGGCTGGAAGACCGCCGCGCGCAATGACGCAATAACAAGGCTCCGCGCGCGCTCAGAACACGTGCATCATGCCGATATACGCGCCGGTCTGCGATTCGCCCGCCATCGGGCTCGTGCCGGGGTCCGCGTCGCGCGGGGTCGCGAACACCGAGAAAGTGCCGTTCGCGCTGTTGCGCACGTAGGCCACCGTGCCGTACAGAAACGTGCGCTTGCTGAAGTTGTAGGTCGTGCCGAGCGCGTAGAGCGTCGCGTGGCTCGCGGGATCGTGCGCGGCGTCGCCTGTTCCCGCGCCGACATGAATATAGAAGCCCGCCGCCGTGACGGCCCACGCGGGCGTCGCCTGATAGGTCGCGCCGAGCCAGTAGTGATCGGCGCTGTCGGCCACGCCCGCCGGCGAATCCGGCGCGGCGTAATGCGTGTACGCGGCCTGCACCTTCCACTTGTCGATCTTCAGGTTCGCGCCGACGAAGTATTCGCGCGACGCCTGAAAGATGTTGTCCAGACGCCCGTCCTGACTGCGCAGTTCGTCGTAGATGCCGCGTACGTCGAGCATCGTCGAATGATAAGTGAGCATGATGCCCTCGGAGCGGCCGAACTCGCCCGGCGCGCCGCGATTGAACGCGCCCGGCTGATTGCCGAATGCGTACTGGCCCTGCACGTCGAAACCATGAAACACCGGGCTGTGATACTCGACGTTATTGCTCGACTGCTGCCAGTTGCGCCCGCGCACCAGCGATGCCGACGACACCGCCTGCTGCACGAAGGGATCGAATTCCCAGACGCCGTCGCTGTCGATGAAAAGATTGCGGCCCGCCTGCAACTGGCCCCACGTCTTCGAATTGACGCCGGCGTAGGCGCGGCGTGACCACAGACGTCCGCCGCCGGTGGTGCCGTTCATGATCTGGATCGCGGTTTCGAGCGTGAAGACCGCGGACATCCCGCCGCCCAGATCCTCGTTTCCTTTCAAGCCCCACATGCTGGTGCCCCAGTCGCCGCCTTCGGCGCTCCATCGCGATGAACTGCCGCCTGTGCCGTTCGCGATGTGGTTCAGGTATTCGATGCCGCCGTCGATACGGCCGTACATCGTGACACTCGTCTGCGCAAAGGCGCCCGATGTGACGAGCGCGAGACCTGCCGCTTTCCAGACACGAACTTTCATGGCCGTCTTCACTCCGTATGGGCTCTGCTCGGTTGAAAGAAAACGATTGAAACGGAACATAGCACCAAACTGGTGAATCGGCAGATATGAGGCGGGCGGACTCGCTGGGGCCGGAATGTGATCCGGCCTAAGGGGCAACCGCAAGTATCGTTCGATTGATTCGGATGCCTAATATCTCACCTGAGTCATACGACGAGTTCGCATCGAACTGCATATCTTGTCCGATGACGTACGACATCCATTTCCTCGCACCCCGAATCATTACGAGACCCTTTCGCCCGATCATGAAATACACTCGATTCAACGCGGCGTGGCTCGCCGCTTTCTCGGCCGCCCTGACGCTTTCCGCGTGCGGCGGCTCCAGTTCATCGCAAGGAGCGTCGCAGGCTTCGGCCACGACGAGCGATGCCGTCAACAACGACACCCCAAGCGCCACGCCCGCCGCGCCGTTCGATCCGGCGTCCAATCCCGCCGTGCCGGTCGATCCCGCATCGACGCCTGCCGTGCCGCTCGATCCGGCCTCCGATCCCGTCGCGCCGCCGGTCGTCACGCCGGATCAGCCCGCATCCGATGCGGTGCCCGCGAGCGATGCGAGCGTCACGCCGCCCGCAGGCTTCCAGGTCGGCACGACGACCTTCGATCCCGCTCTGCCGCCCGAGCCCGCGCTGCCCGCTTCGTCGCAAATCTGCGCCACGCTGCCCGCTACGCTGACCGCGCAGGCGAACGGCCTGCTTCCCGATAGCGCCGATGCCCTCGATACCGCGCCCGACATGTCGCGCATCCAGGCCGCGCTCGATTCGTGCAAGAACACCGCCAGCACGGGCCTCGCAACCAACAAGGTCGTGCACCTCGTTTCCGGCCCGAACGGCGCGAACGCATTCATTGCAGGCGCGCTGAATATGTCGAGCGGGACCACACTGTGGATCGACAAGGGCGTCACGCTGTTTGCATCGCGCGATCCGCGTCGTTACGACAAGACCAAGGGCACGGCGAGCTGCGGCATCATCACCGCGAGCGACAACGGTTGCCTCGCGCTCATCAACGCGAGCAAGATCGCGAACGCGGCGGTGGTGGGCGACGGCGTTATCGACGGACGCGGCGGCAGTCCGCTGATCAGCAGCGTGGCGAACGACCCGAACCTGATGAAGCGCCCCGACGGCAACGGCACGATGAGCTGGTGGGATATCGGCTGGATGGCGAACAAGGTGCTGAATCAGGCGCAGAACAATCCGCGTCTGGTCCAGATCAGCAATGGCCGCAACTTCACGCTGTATCGGGTGACGTTGCAGAACGCGCCCAAGTTCCATGTGGTGCCGAGCGGTATCGACGGCTTCACCGCGTGGGGCGTGAAGATCTACACGCCGACCGCCGCCTACGAGGCGATGAAGAACTATCTCGGCATGCCGTACAGCCCCGACACGGCGAAAAACACCGACGGCATCGATCCCGGCAGCTCCGGCACGATCACGAGCAACGCCGGCAACCCGGGCGTGCTGACGGGCGATGCGAGCAACATGCTGATCGCGTACACGTCGATCCGCACCGGCGACGACAACATGGCGATCAAGGGCGGCACCGGCACCGTCAACGGCCGCACGTACAACATCACCGTTGCGCATAGCCACTTCTATTCGGGGCACGGCATGTCGATCGGCAGCGAAATGGCGGGCACCGCCGGCGGCAAGTCGAACCCTGACGTCACGCCGGTGAATGGCGTCCTGCCTTCCGTGAGCAACATCAATGTGTACGATCTCGTGATCGACGGCGCGGACAATGGCTTGCGCATCAAGTCGGACTGGAGCCGCAGCGGTCTCATCTCGAACATCCGCTATTCGAACGTGTGCATTCGCACGCCGGATTCGTCGCCGGATGGCAAGCCGCAGGCCTTGATCTTCTCGCCGTACTACAGCCCGACGACGAACGCCCAGCTCTATCCGAACTTCCAGAACATTTCGCTCGACGGCGTGCGTATCGTCAATGCGTCGAGCTATACGTTCCAGGGCTTCAATTCCGCGAGTCCGGTTTTGCAAGGCTCGGGCTGGAATGCGGGGACGAGCGGCTGGCCGAATCCTCCCGTCGTCAATCCGTTGTCCATTTCGCTGAACAACGTCGTAGCGGATGTCGCGCCGCTCAACTTCATCGTGGCCGATGCGCTGGTTTCGATCGGGGCTGGCGGCACGTCGCTGCCATTCGCGAACGCGAACGGCGTGCAAGTCACGAGGGCGGCATCGACGACTGTTTCGCCCGTCGATTGCAGTCAAGCCTTCGTTCCCTTCCCGATGCAATAAAGCGGAAAGCGCGCCATTCATCAGACGAAACTTGCGGGTACTGCGAACCAGTATCCGCAAGCCTTCCGATAGTCCGAGTAAAGAAACGTTTGCGTTTGCCGATAACTGAAGCAAAGGGAGCCGGACGAACATCCGGCGATTCTCAAACGACACGACGAAGCGCCCGGAGCCGCGCCGCACGGGCCGACAACATCGGAAAGAGATAAATGGTTTTCAGCTACAGGGACATGATGGTCACGCCCGCAGCGGTTCGTCAGGGCAACGCCTTTGCCGCGACCGCACGCATTCAGGACCTGAACGGACTCGAACGCTCGGTGCGGCTGCCCGGCGAGTTCGCCAACGTGGAAGAAGCAATCCGCTTCGCAATTGCCGCGGGATTCGAGTACATCGATTGCGATCGGGGCTGCTGAAGCACAACGGAGCGAAGCCCGATGCTTCGCTCCGCCTGCGTCGTCAGGCCAGCTTGAGCGACGTCGGATCGGCCGTCAGATAGCCCACCGCCGCGCCGAAGCGATCCTTGTAGTTCGCGCGCAC from Caballeronia insecticola includes these protein-coding regions:
- a CDS encoding glycoside hydrolase family 28 protein — its product is MKYTRFNAAWLAAFSAALTLSACGGSSSSQGASQASATTSDAVNNDTPSATPAAPFDPASNPAVPVDPASTPAVPLDPASDPVAPPVVTPDQPASDAVPASDASVTPPAGFQVGTTTFDPALPPEPALPASSQICATLPATLTAQANGLLPDSADALDTAPDMSRIQAALDSCKNTASTGLATNKVVHLVSGPNGANAFIAGALNMSSGTTLWIDKGVTLFASRDPRRYDKTKGTASCGIITASDNGCLALINASKIANAAVVGDGVIDGRGGSPLISSVANDPNLMKRPDGNGTMSWWDIGWMANKVLNQAQNNPRLVQISNGRNFTLYRVTLQNAPKFHVVPSGIDGFTAWGVKIYTPTAAYEAMKNYLGMPYSPDTAKNTDGIDPGSSGTITSNAGNPGVLTGDASNMLIAYTSIRTGDDNMAIKGGTGTVNGRTYNITVAHSHFYSGHGMSIGSEMAGTAGGKSNPDVTPVNGVLPSVSNINVYDLVIDGADNGLRIKSDWSRSGLISNIRYSNVCIRTPDSSPDGKPQALIFSPYYSPTTNAQLYPNFQNISLDGVRIVNASSYTFQGFNSASPVLQGSGWNAGTSGWPNPPVVNPLSISLNNVVADVAPLNFIVADALVSIGAGGTSLPFANANGVQVTRAASTTVSPVDCSQAFVPFPMQ